From a single Rosa rugosa chromosome 7, drRosRugo1.1, whole genome shotgun sequence genomic region:
- the LOC133722493 gene encoding E3 ubiquitin-protein ligase RHF2A-like isoform X2 has protein sequence MNVSSSLNFLTTNCNPLMEVPDMAEAKKAETQLISAAAFVEGGIQDACGEACSICLEDFCESDPSVLTTCKHEFHFHCILEWCQRSSQCPMCWQALSLKDPSSQELLEAVERERSIRATSRNAAIFHHPTLGEFELPVGTNDADLEERIIQHLAAAASMGRAHHTGRREGQRNRSSVRGHPHFSVISTHHSAPSLGHVSASGGESEPATITAASPSIPLTSGGNESSRWSSQVSSVQTDGFSSSPSGPTLMQRNRQGVPSSRWSSTSQSSPMDQESAGPSDLQSISESLKSKFNAMSMKYKESFSKSTRGWKERLFSRSTSMSELGSEVRREVNAGIASVSRIIERLETRDNSRVDQDPVANPTADGSLTDQGNQNSAESHGRSLTDNNRPATTCAAGPASN, from the exons ATGAATGTCTCTTCTTCTCTGAATTTCTTGACTACCAATTGTAATCCCTTAATGGAG GTTCCGGATATGGCGGAGGCAAAGAAGGCTGAAACTCAATTAATATCAGCTGCTGCTTTTGTGGAAGGGGGAATACAAGATGCATGTGGTGAAGCCTGTAGCATATGCCTTGAGGATTTTTGTGAAAGTGATCCTTCAGTG CTGACTACTTGCAAGCATGAGTTTCACTTCCACTGCATCCTGGAATG GTGCCAGAGAAGTTCCCAATGTCCGATGTGTTGGCAAGCCCTTAGCCTGAAGGATCCTTCCAG TCAAGAATTACTGGAGGCAGTAGAACGGGAGAGGAGCATTAGGGCCACATCAAGAAACGCAGCTATATTCCATCATCCCACCCTTGGCGAATTTGAA TTACCTGTGGGTACTAATGATGCTGACCTTGAAGAGCGTATCATCCAGCACTTGGCAGCTGCTGCTTCAATGGGAAGGGCTCACCACACTGGTAGAAGGGAAGGCCAGAGGAACCGGTCATCTGTTCGTGGTCATCCACACTTCTCAGTGATTTCCACTCATCATAGTGCACCTTCACTTGGTCATGTTTCTGCCTCGGGTGGGGAGAGTGAACCAGCTACCATAACTGCAGCAAGTCCATCTATCCCACTTACATCAGGTGGAAATGAATCATCACGATGGAGTTCACAAGTTTCATCTGTTCAAACTGATGGGTTTTCTTCCTCCCCATCTGGGCCTACACTCATGCAAAGAAATCGTCAAGGAGTTCCCTCTAGTCGCTG GAGCTCTACTAGTCAGTCCTCACCAATGGATCAGGAAAGTGCAGGACCATCAGATCTTCAGTCTATTTCAGAGTCTCTGAAATCAAAATTCAATGCCATGTCAATGAA ATATAAGGAGTCATTTTCAAAAAGTACAAGAGGCTGGAAGGAGAGGCTGTTCTCTCGTAGCACTTCTATGTCAGAACTTGGTTCCGAAGTCCGGAGAGAAGTCAATGCTGGAATTGCTAGTGTATCTCGAATTATAGAGCGCCTTGAGACCAGAGATAATAGTAGAGTTGACCAGGATCCTGTAGCAAATCCAACAGCAGATGGTTCTTTGACTGACCAGGGAAACCAGAACAGTGCTGAGAGTCATGGACGAAGTTTGACCGACAACAATAGGCCTGCGACAACTTGTGCTGCAGGTCCTGCTTCCAATTGA
- the LOC133722493 gene encoding E3 ubiquitin-protein ligase RHF2A-like isoform X1 has protein sequence MNVSSSLNFLTTNCNPLMEVPDMAEAKKAETQLISAAAFVEGGIQDACGEACSICLEDFCESDPSVLTTCKHEFHFHCILEWCQRSSQCPMCWQALSLKDPSSQELLEAVERERSIRATSRNAAIFHHPTLGEFEVQHLPVGTNDADLEERIIQHLAAAASMGRAHHTGRREGQRNRSSVRGHPHFSVISTHHSAPSLGHVSASGGESEPATITAASPSIPLTSGGNESSRWSSQVSSVQTDGFSSSPSGPTLMQRNRQGVPSSRWSSTSQSSPMDQESAGPSDLQSISESLKSKFNAMSMKYKESFSKSTRGWKERLFSRSTSMSELGSEVRREVNAGIASVSRIIERLETRDNSRVDQDPVANPTADGSLTDQGNQNSAESHGRSLTDNNRPATTCAAGPASN, from the exons ATGAATGTCTCTTCTTCTCTGAATTTCTTGACTACCAATTGTAATCCCTTAATGGAG GTTCCGGATATGGCGGAGGCAAAGAAGGCTGAAACTCAATTAATATCAGCTGCTGCTTTTGTGGAAGGGGGAATACAAGATGCATGTGGTGAAGCCTGTAGCATATGCCTTGAGGATTTTTGTGAAAGTGATCCTTCAGTG CTGACTACTTGCAAGCATGAGTTTCACTTCCACTGCATCCTGGAATG GTGCCAGAGAAGTTCCCAATGTCCGATGTGTTGGCAAGCCCTTAGCCTGAAGGATCCTTCCAG TCAAGAATTACTGGAGGCAGTAGAACGGGAGAGGAGCATTAGGGCCACATCAAGAAACGCAGCTATATTCCATCATCCCACCCTTGGCGAATTTGAAGTGCAGCAT TTACCTGTGGGTACTAATGATGCTGACCTTGAAGAGCGTATCATCCAGCACTTGGCAGCTGCTGCTTCAATGGGAAGGGCTCACCACACTGGTAGAAGGGAAGGCCAGAGGAACCGGTCATCTGTTCGTGGTCATCCACACTTCTCAGTGATTTCCACTCATCATAGTGCACCTTCACTTGGTCATGTTTCTGCCTCGGGTGGGGAGAGTGAACCAGCTACCATAACTGCAGCAAGTCCATCTATCCCACTTACATCAGGTGGAAATGAATCATCACGATGGAGTTCACAAGTTTCATCTGTTCAAACTGATGGGTTTTCTTCCTCCCCATCTGGGCCTACACTCATGCAAAGAAATCGTCAAGGAGTTCCCTCTAGTCGCTG GAGCTCTACTAGTCAGTCCTCACCAATGGATCAGGAAAGTGCAGGACCATCAGATCTTCAGTCTATTTCAGAGTCTCTGAAATCAAAATTCAATGCCATGTCAATGAA ATATAAGGAGTCATTTTCAAAAAGTACAAGAGGCTGGAAGGAGAGGCTGTTCTCTCGTAGCACTTCTATGTCAGAACTTGGTTCCGAAGTCCGGAGAGAAGTCAATGCTGGAATTGCTAGTGTATCTCGAATTATAGAGCGCCTTGAGACCAGAGATAATAGTAGAGTTGACCAGGATCCTGTAGCAAATCCAACAGCAGATGGTTCTTTGACTGACCAGGGAAACCAGAACAGTGCTGAGAGTCATGGACGAAGTTTGACCGACAACAATAGGCCTGCGACAACTTGTGCTGCAGGTCCTGCTTCCAATTGA